In the Balaenoptera ricei isolate mBalRic1 chromosome 1, mBalRic1.hap2, whole genome shotgun sequence genome, ctgtaacaaagtaccataaactgggtatcttaaaacaacagaagtgtattgtctcacagttctgaaagctagagtctgaaatcaaggtgtcagcagggccaggctCCCTCCACAACTTGTAAGGAaggatccttccttgtctcttgcagcTTCTGGGACCTGccggcaatctttggcattccttgacttgtagatgcatccctccaatctctgtctctgtcatcaTATGACCGTCTTCcctctctgtgtttctctcttttcttcttataaagacactaatcaTATTGGAATAGGAGCCCAGCCTACTcgagtatgacctcatcttaactaactaCATCCACAATGACCGTGATTCACCAACACCCCCTCCAGCATACCACCCAAGGACATACATGAGGGCCCACCCCTGTACCTTGCCCTCCCTAGGGGCCTCACAGGGAGGGGGGAGTCACCCGCTGGCTAAGGCATGAAGGTTCTGCTCTCTCCCCCGATGCAGGAAGAACTAGGTCGGGGAGCCCAGGGTAGGGAGGCCAGTTAGGAAGCTGGTGCGCCAATATGAGtggtgagggaaggaaggaggagtggACATGGTACCTGCCTGGGTGGTCCAGCCAAAGAACGGAGTCAAGGAAGATTCCAAGGGCTGAAGTCATCGAGGGTGGAGCCCCGGGAGAAGGTTTACTCATTCGGGAGTGTCATAGTTTGGGTTCTCCTGAATCTGAGACAAGTATTCAAGCAAAGTAGTTTATTTTGGAGATAATCCCAGGAAATACTGGCAGGAGAGTGGGGAAGTGACCAGGGAGAGAAGGAGTTTAGTGATCACCGTGGGCAGTTGCAGCTTAATCCCAACTCCCCGCAGAGAAATCCAGTAACCGGTGAAAGATACACGCCACCTGTGAACCGAGGGCGCTCCTCGGTGTTGGTTGAGTGTTGCTCTGGTCCATGTCAGTTCCCCAGCACTTCCTGCCTGCCCAAAGGAAGTGGACTCTGGCTGCCAGAGAAAGTCCTCGGGCAGGAAAGTGCCGTGCTGCTGGATGAAATTAGGGCTGGGGTGCACTGAAGCAGCAAGGGCAGGGGCTGTACTTGGCAGTGCCAGAGACAAGATACTGGGGGCACAAGAGTGGGAGCCAATGTCCCAGGGCTGAAATGTTCCAGGATGCCCAGGCAGCTGTACGGAGCCTGGCTCCTGACCCCATGGGAGAAACGGGCCACTTAGTGGAAAAGCACTGATTGCATGAAAAATCCTACAGAGACAGGGATAGAAGGTTGAGAACTGCAACACGAACAAAGACAAGTAGCCAAGTTCATGACTTTATTTAGACCTGGTTCTGCATGAGGaaagaatgcattttttttcttgccacaaATCATTCTCAGAAGGGTCAAagctgggaattccttggcagtccagtggttaggactctgtgctctcactgctgagggcctgggttcgatccttggttggggaactaaggtcccaggtcccacaagccgcgcggcgtggccaaaaaaaaaaaaaagaattcaaagctgCCACAAGAGGGATGGAGAGGGGAATGCAGAATCAGTGACATGAGATGTAGCGTTCAGGCCCAACACTGTCCTGACTTCAGTAACCTCAAAACTGGAGACCCAGCAAAGCCAGTCTACCCTCTACTGAAGCTCCTTCCAGCTGTGAAGCCGTGGGCTAGGCATCTTTGGGCCTGTGTCCACCAATATGTCTTTCTGGGTAGATTACATTGACAAGCATCCACGGAGATACATAATCTGGCAGCTTCTTTGGAGGATGAGGTTGATAATAGGAAAGTCAGGGAGGTTAAGGCCATGGCTATAGCTACATGGGGATGTGTCTGAAGCGGCCAGGGTCACAGGTTAGGGAGGGCTGGTTCTAAAGGGCATCCATAGATGAGGCATGTGCCACAGCACTGCCCGCAAACACCAAACACAGGGGGAGCTCAATGAGATGTCACTTCATTGGGTACATCAGGCCACCCACTCCCCATCCTCCATAAGTCATATTTGCTTCCTTCACAGTTTGTTTTGGAGTCCTctttcctggacttttgcttgagGAAAAGGCTCAAGTAACAGGATATATCTGTATCATACATACAGACTCCACTGCCTGAGCCTTATTTATGGAAGAGCTGGACTTACCTGGAAGAATTCTGAAGTGCTGGTTGGGTTTGTAGAGTGGGCGTTCTGGGAGGGGGTCTGTCTTCATCCCCTGAGCAGGGGGAGAAAGTTGCCAATACGCAGCAGCCCCAAATGGTGAACTGAGTGATGCCATTAAGAGGGGGACCTTCCAACCCACCAGCAAGCCTAATTCACTGGCTTGGGAAAGGTTGggttgtgcagtggttagggGCCTGGGTGCTGGACCAGCATGCGtgggcttgaatcctggctctgccacgtaCTAACTGCGGGACCCTGAGAAAGTCacatgacctctctgtgcctcgatttccccatctgtaaaatgaaggataaTAAGAGTTCTTCCTGCATAGTTGTCGCGAGGACTAATATGAGTTCATGGAACTGGGCCTGGTACATAGTGAGGCCTTTATAAATGTTAACTGTGCTAATTACTCATTACCGCCCTGGGTCAAAAACATTAGGCAAAGATGGCTCacagttttattggaaaataagTTGGTCCTAAAaccttattttcaaaatcttAATCTCATTAGATATGTCTAATGCACACTGggttaaaatgagaaataacacCAAGACCCACCACTTCTCTTTCCCTCTGACTCAAAGAAACATCAGATGAGAACAGCAGAAAAGCTATAAGAGAGTCACGTGGATCTCTGCTCAAATCTCAGTGTTGGCACTTAGCAGCTGAATGTTTTCAGGTAAGATGCTTCccttttctgggtctcagttttctcatccataaagagGGGATAATAATAGTCCTGTCCTCCTGCAGAGCTGGGATCATAAAAGGCATTCTAGGCAAAGGAAACTGCATGAGCTGAAGCCTGGGAGCCTGAAAGCAGGAGAGAGTTCTGCAGCATGACCTGGGATGCCTGGAACCCAAGATGCAGGGGAAGGAGGACCCTGAGAGGAGAGGGCAGTGACCTCTACCAGGACTCCCTGCTGATTAAGGCAACACAGTAGGATTCTAGTGCTTGTCTCCTTTTCTGCCTTGGAATAAAGGTCTTCTCTCTCTAGGGCAGAGAGGAAGTGAAGACCTGGGGTCCCAAAGGAAGGGCACCCTGAAATGCTGGGCCTCTTTCAGGCACTGCTAAACTTATGGGCTCAGGAAATGAAAATGCTATTAAACTCAGGGTTTAGAAGCCTCCTTTCCAGGATGACATCAGGAATTGAAGACTTGAACCTGAGGTTTGGGGCAGATGGAGTGCTCACCCTCATCAGGAATGCAAATAAGCTGgcatatctctttctctctctctctttctctcacacacacacacacacacacaaagcgcCCCCAATCTCTTGAGAGCTTCTGGAAACAACAAATACAGGGAGAGTGCCTCTAATGgcagaattccaggcagagggaaagctATTGTCAAGGGGCAGATACCTTGACACACACCCTCATGTCACAGGAATACAATCAGGGCCCATTCAACTCCCAGGGAGAAACTGCCAGCCTTTGAAAAGTAGTTTCTGGGAAGCGTCTCAAGTGCTTGAGATATTTAGAGACATTTCAGAGCATGAAAAGCCCTTAAAGAAAAGCAGCCACCACCCCCCCAGCTGTTTGACCAGTCCTTGAAGCCGTGTCCCTGCCCCACCACTAGGACATCTTTGGGATCTTCAAGAAAACACAGGGTTTGACTGTTTTTCAACGATGGATCATTTTTTAGAACACGGAGACAAATCAACTTCAAAAGAAAAAGCTATAACATTGACTTTATTTCATCATGGAAAATTTGTGCTCAAAGATAAGAACCATCTTATATAAaacgaccaaataaataaataaataagtaaaaataaataggagTTGCCTCAAAGGGGAGCAGGGGGTTGAAGGAGAATCAGATGCAGCCAGGACCTTCTCTTAATACCTCCTCAGCACTGTGTGGGGACGAGAGAGAGTGGTGATTACATTTGGGTGGGAGACAGGCAGGACCTGAGCTTGCCCTCACCACGTGCCATCTGTGCCTCCCCCCTCTTCAGTTCACCTGGATGTTTGAGGCTTTGGAGTAATCTATCTCCCTGGACCTTGCTTTCCCTGTTGTAAACTGGGGATTACCATCACCCTGGTGATCCTGCCCTCTGCCTTTGCAGCTCTAGACAGTTCAGGGGAAACCAGGAGGAAAATGTTTAATACTCTTTCTGCGCCAAGAAGGGGCTGCCAGGCAATGACCGAATTACATCCTAAGGTGATTCTGCCCCTTTTGGTAAGAGAGGCAGGAGGTGGTTAGAAGGTGGGTGGGAACTCAACAGGCATGGTAATGAATGTTGTCAAAATTTAATATTTCCAGAAAGGCGCTCCTTGACCCTGAGGACTGTCAGCAAGAAAGAGTGATATCCAGGTGTCCTTTGCTCAAAGTTTGGTCCCCAGAGACATCAAACCCAGAAAGGCGGCACGCGGTGGGACTGGGGGTGGGTGCTCACCGTTGCAGCCCAGGCCGCTGAGGGAGCCGATCCGGTCCAGCCTCCGCCCAAAGCAGCCGGAGTCGCGCATCATCCTGGGGCTCCGCATTCCCCGCAGGGCCTGGAGGACGCTGCTGCCGGGCCCGAGGAGCCCCGCGGGGGCGGCCGCCCGGGTCTCCCAGGCTTCTGCGAGGCCGTGGCCCTGCTGGCGGGGCTCCAGGCCCTTCTGCTCGGCCTGCAGCTCCAACACCCTGCCTCGTAGACGGCCCAGCAGCTCCTGCGATGGGTGGGGGAGGCGGAGCCTCAGGAAGCCGCACCTGGGCCCAGCCGCCCTCGATGGCGCCGAGGCAAACCGACCGCCTTGGGGCCGGGGGTCCCCGCACCCAGTCTCGCCGCTTTCTCACTCTCTTATCACTAATACCCAAGGGAGGGTGGGGACCTCTTGGGACtgtgggtgggggtaggggggggACCCGTTAGCTGCTGCTGTCGTCGGTGCCCTCCCGGCGAGCCGGGTTTACGCAGTTCGGCAGCGCTCACCTGTGTCCCGCGCAGTTCCGAGGCCGGGCCGGGGCCACCTAGCGGGTGGGAATGACAGCCTAGCAGCGACAGGTGCAAGTACAGGAGGAGCAGGGGCGCCCGGGGCAGCGTCGTCTGCGGGTCCATGTCGCTGGAGGGGCGGAGAGAGGTTGCCGCCGCTGCCGCTGCGCTGGGGCCCGGTTCACGTCTCACCTACTGGGTCCTCGGGCAACCGCGGCCTTTTATCCCCCGTCCTGAGAGCCGGGCCGGCCCTGCCCCTCTGGGTTATCTCTGATTTATCGGCGCATTCCGGCCCGGCCCGCTGAGCTCAGGGCGGGGGAATGCACCTCTCCGCGCGGAGGGGTGGAGGCCGGGGAGAGCAGGCCTTGTATAGAAATGGGCCTGGCCGGGAACGGGAGCGCGCGGCGGGGGG is a window encoding:
- the NPPB gene encoding natriuretic peptides B — translated: MDPQTTLPRAPLLLLYLHLSLLGCHSHPLGGPGPASELRGTQELLGRLRGRVLELQAEQKGLEPRQQGHGLAEAWETRAAAPAGLLGPGSSVLQALRGMRSPRMMRDSGCFGRRLDRIGSLSGLGCNGKWRLLWLIACLALEKDMGGIKGNSMGHSCIPPRSISQLRHGSFPGEV